A single region of the Montipora capricornis isolate CH-2021 chromosome 13, ASM3666992v2, whole genome shotgun sequence genome encodes:
- the LOC138028757 gene encoding ectodysplasin-A-like, translating to MVANERQCPLRFLVALAIVLLLVYCVSLSVFLVYLMRDYSLLKQHVQDLSSRVDSLSESRVTTAAGTSVMPAGNHKQHENKESKLYQDQQKSEVTATKNAFIGRLRRSTNACASIVCAKSGPPGATGPPGPQGPPGPPGPKRRRNRKGQKGEPGITGPPGGPGERGIKGDPGQQGEQGPPGSLGQESAHLVGDGKRVEHAGSVDRWNPREGHVSGNITFRRHQGALMIGRAGTYYVYSQMYYEDCTSYSMSHYTLLNGRKILGSQSSVNHCDARYFTNYQGGVFKLNAGDQLKVEVHMSKTYYMIKEFSYFGLFMLYPG from the exons ATGGTTGCAAACGAGAGGCAATGCCCTTTACGTTTCCTTGTCGCTCTGGCAATCGTGTTGTTACTGGTGTATTGCGTGTCACTGAGCGTGTTCCTAGTGTATTTGATGCGAGATTACAGCCTCCTAAAACAACACGTTCAAGATTTAAGTAGCCGAGTCGATTCTTTGTCGGAAAGCAGAGTCACAACAGCTGCCGGGACTTCTGTTATGCCCGCGGGTAACCAcaaacaacatgaaaacaaagaaTCTAAACTTTATCAAGATCAACAG AAATCCGAAGTAACTGCAACGAAGAACGCATTCATAGGAAGGCTGAGACGATCTACAAACGCCTGCGCCAGCATCGTGTGTGCCAAGAGTGGGCCACCCGGGGCAACTGGTCCCCCGGGACCTCAAGGTCCACCTGGACCGCCGG GTCCTAAGAGGAGAAGAAACAGAAAAGGACAAAAAG GTGAACCAGGGATCACCGGCCCTCCGGGGGGACCCGGTGAACGGGGAATAAAAGGAGATCCTGGTCAACAAG gTGAACAAGGACCACCAGGAAGTTTG GGACAAGAAAGTGCTCACCTGGTGGGAGACGGCAAAAGAGTAGAACACGCTG GATCTGTTGACCGTTGGAATCCACGTGAGGGTCACGTGAGCGGAAACATAACATTCAGAAGACACCAAGGTGCGTTGATGATCGGCCGTGCTGGAACTTACTATGTATACAGCCAGATGTATTATGAGGATTGTACGAGTTATTCCATGAGCCATTACACTTTGCTGAATGGTCGCAAGATTCTTGGCAGTCAATCCAGTGTTAACCATTGTGATGCAAGATATTTCACAAATTACCAAGGTGGTGTGTTCAAACTAAATGCCGGCGATCAGCTGAAAGTGGAAGTGCACATGAGCAAAACGTACTACATGATAAAAGAATTCAGCTACTTTGGATTGTTCATGTTGTATCCAGGATAA